A part of Grus americana isolate bGruAme1 chromosome 33, bGruAme1.mat, whole genome shotgun sequence genomic DNA contains:
- the UBL5 gene encoding ubiquitin-like protein 5, translating to MRVTSTSGLAAGNFRIRHGNGCGGVTQGSVTMIEVVCNDRLGKKVRVKCNTEDSIRDLKKLIAAQTGTRWDKIVLKKWYTIFKDHVTLGDYEIHDGMNLELYYQ from the exons ATGCGCGTCACTTCCACTTCCGGTCTAGCTGCCGGTAACTTCCGGATCCGGCACGGTAACGGCTGTGGCGGAGTGACGCAGGGCTCG gTAACCATGATCGAAGTCGTCTGCAACGACCGTCTGGGTAAAAAAGTGCGGGTGAAATGCAA CACCGAGGATTCCATCCGAGACCTGAAGAAGCTGATCGCGGCCCAGACCGGGACACGCTGGGATAAAATCGTGCTCAAGAAGTG GTACACCATTTTCAAGGATCACGTCACGCTGGGCGACT ATGAGATCCACGATGGCATGAACCTGGAGCTCTACTACCAGTAG
- the FBXL12 gene encoding F-box/LRR-repeat protein 12, producing the protein MAEEVGAVLPVLPDSVLLKVLELLPLRDRLRAARVCRRWQRLALDRTIWRHVDLSPHRLTSPILWHLVRWRLRDSLRTLRLHGALRSGDKRRLLSPALLVALGKRCPQLQRLCLAETDLRPIPYESIPLSLTTLELSCCEIPTAWFCGSAATALPQLRHLVVYNVPAFSDHHLLTVSSQSRLKTLSLSGTYRVTDTGIQRAAPHLEELERLVLRHCVIGDSAVDFIGRHVKHLRFLEIGSASSLTNAGLAGVATLQRLETLGLDLCDKISPGAVIALCRALPQLRNLKLGGARVEDEVINKIQASLPHCSVSHAP; encoded by the exons ATGGCGGAGGAGGTTGGAGCGGTGCTGCCGGTGCTGCCCGATTCGGTGCTGCTGAAGGTTCTGGAGCTGCTGCCGCTGCGGGACCGGCTGCGGGCGGCAAg GGTCTGCCGGCGGTGGCAGCGGCTGGCGCTGGACAGGACGATCTGGAGACATGTGGATCTGAGCCCGCACCGG CTCACCTCCCCCATCCTGTGGCACTTGGTGCGGTGGCGTCTCCGCGACAGCCTGCGGACGCTGCGGTTGCACGGCGCGCTCCGCTCCGGCGACAAGCGGCGACTCCTCTCCCCGGCGTTGCTGGTCGCTCTCGGGAAACggtgtccccagctccagcgGCTGTGCCTGGCGGAGACGGATCTCCGCCCCATCCCCTACGAGAGCATCCCCCTTTCCCTCACGACGCTGGAGCTGAGTTGCTGCGAAATTCCCACCGCCTGGTTCTGCGGCTCCGCCGCGAcggccctgccccagctccGGCACCTCGTTGTCTACAACGTCCCTGCCTTTTCCGATCACCATCTGCTGACCGTCTCCTCCCAGAGCCGCCTGAAGACGCTGAGCCTTTCCGGCACCTACCGCGTAACAGATACGGGGATTCAGAGAGCGGCTCCGCACCTGGAAGAGCTGGAGCGCCTCGTGCTGCGCCATTGCGTCATCGGCGACTCCGCGGTGGACTTCATCGGGCGCCACGTGAAACACCTCCGGTTCCTGGAGATCGGCAGCGCTTCCTCCCTGACGAACGCGGGTCTGGCTGGTGTAGCAACCCTGCAGCGCCTGGAGACGCTGGGCCTCGACCTCTGCGATAAGATTTCCCCCGGTGCCGTTATTGCTTTGTGTCGAGCGCTGCCCCAGCTGAGGAACCTCAAATTAGGCGGGGCTCGCGTAGAAGACGAAGTAATCAATAAAATTCAGGCGAGTTTGCCCCACTGTAGCGTATCGCACGCTCCTTGA